Proteins encoded in a region of the Methanobrevibacter millerae genome:
- the pgsA gene encoding archaetidylinositol phosphate synthase → MLESLRPLLTKILNPVARNLNINPNIVTVISPFIAILAAYGFANHMLILGFIAILLSGFLDVIDGAVARYHNRTSKFGAFLDSTMDRFADAIIYIGIIFGGYCDWFIGVLAIHSAITVSYVRARAESQGVDCSVGIAERAVRMIILMVGAIVGYFTQPIYFTYIIIILVILSYITVGQRVYHVWKALK, encoded by the coding sequence ATGCTTGAAAGTCTCAGACCCTTATTGACAAAAATATTGAATCCCGTTGCTCGAAATTTAAATATCAATCCTAATATAGTGACCGTCATTTCACCGTTCATTGCCATTCTGGCAGCATATGGATTTGCCAATCACATGCTGATTTTAGGTTTTATCGCCATTCTGCTTTCAGGCTTTCTGGATGTCATTGACGGTGCCGTTGCAAGATATCACAATAGAACATCCAAATTCGGAGCCTTTCTCGATTCCACCATGGATCGCTTTGCTGATGCGATAATATACATCGGGATAATATTCGGAGGGTACTGCGACTGGTTTATAGGCGTTCTGGCAATCCACTCAGCGATTACCGTCAGCTACGTCAGGGCAAGGGCAGAGTCCCAGGGAGTTGACTGCAGTGTCGGGATTGCCGAAAGGGCTGTGCGCATGATTATATTAATGGTCGGTGCGATTGTAGGATACTTTACCCAGCCTATTTACTTTACATATATCATAATAATCCTAGTGATTTTATCATACATTACTGTTGGACAAAGAGTTTATCATGTTTGGAAGGCGTTAAAATGA
- a CDS encoding L-threonylcarbamoyladenylate synthase, translating to MKILKTDNDAPDYKVIDEALDTLASGGVVIYPTDTVYGLGANIFNNKAVRRVFKIKQRNLLKPVSILVHDTDSIQLVSKISIYQKKVLDTYLPGPYTFILNKSPIVPRVVTSGLDHVGVRVPENEIACSLARLFPITTTSANLSDYAVMSTPEEILDQLECDVDLVIDVGPLDSKGASTIVDLTKPQPTFIRR from the coding sequence ATGAAAATATTAAAAACCGACAATGATGCACCGGATTATAAGGTAATTGATGAGGCTTTGGATACTTTGGCTTCGGGTGGAGTTGTAATCTATCCGACAGATACTGTTTACGGTTTGGGTGCCAATATTTTCAACAATAAGGCCGTGCGCCGTGTTTTTAAAATTAAACAAAGAAATCTGTTAAAGCCAGTGTCAATACTGGTTCATGACACTGATTCCATTCAGCTTGTTTCAAAAATTTCCATTTATCAAAAGAAGGTTCTCGATACATATCTTCCGGGGCCTTATACATTCATTTTAAACAAATCCCCAATCGTTCCGAGAGTCGTCACAAGCGGACTGGACCATGTCGGCGTAAGGGTGCCTGAAAACGAGATTGCCTGCAGTCTGGCAAGGCTCTTTCCGATAACAACTACAAGCGCTAATTTATCCGATTATGCGGTAATGTCCACTCCTGAAGAAATCCTGGACCAGCTGGAATGTGACGTTGATTTGGTGATTGACGTGGGACCGCTTGATTCTAAAGGCGCATCAACAATCGTTGACTTAACCAAGCCTCAGCCAACATTCATTAGAAGATAA
- the radB gene encoding DNA repair and recombination protein RadB produces the protein MKVLANFEDNLKIPTNSSIDNLLNGGFEKGTVTQIFGPPSSGKSNIALCLAVNVAKNGKKAIYIDTEGGISIDRIRQIAGSDFPQVANNIMVFEPTTFQEQGENIAAIEMWLRKNHTDTDLLILDSAVALYRVDDMKSSKLNKELGKQIGILSRIARSYDIAVIVTNQIYNAFDDEGNNDIRAVGGTILQYRSKVIIQLERGEETNQRVATLKRHRSIGEGRQAVFRITSRGIS, from the coding sequence ATGAAAGTATTAGCTAATTTCGAGGATAATCTTAAAATTCCTACCAATTCAAGTATCGATAATCTGTTGAATGGGGGATTTGAAAAGGGTACGGTCACCCAGATTTTCGGCCCTCCAAGTTCGGGTAAAAGTAACATTGCATTATGTCTGGCTGTTAACGTAGCTAAAAACGGTAAAAAAGCCATTTACATTGATACTGAAGGTGGAATTTCAATCGATCGAATTAGACAAATTGCAGGAAGCGATTTTCCACAAGTCGCCAATAACATAATGGTTTTTGAACCCACAACCTTCCAGGAACAGGGTGAAAACATCGCAGCTATCGAAATGTGGCTTAGAAAGAACCATACCGACACGGATTTATTAATTCTCGATTCCGCAGTTGCGCTCTATCGTGTCGATGACATGAAATCCTCAAAGCTCAACAAGGAACTGGGCAAGCAGATAGGAATTCTCTCCAGAATAGCCAGAAGCTATGACATTGCCGTTATCGTAACCAATCAGATTTACAACGCCTTTGACGATGAAGGAAACAATGATATCCGGGCAGTTGGGGGCACAATACTTCAATATAGAAGCAAGGTCATCATCCAGCTTGAACGTGGGGAGGAAACCAATCAGAGGGTTGCAACTTTAAAGCGCCACAGGAGTATTGGCGAAGGCCGGCAAGCCGTTTTCCGAATCACTTCCAGGGGAATTAGTTAG
- a CDS encoding pyridoxal phosphate-dependent aminotransferase, producing MSDIKNPKKKFKKTERVPPEGYDSSNDFFEDVFMDKDMIWMGQNTNHLHGDIIADAMADCVHEKEYCKYPPPEGFSELRQLILDDLKFDNCEVLLTAGATESLYLCMQALIEPGDNVILSDPGYFIIGDFANRFTDDVRYVPIYNDECGYKLTPKLLRENMDENTKMVILIDPLNPLGSSYTEEELKEFAQIAIEEGMYLMHDVTYKDFAREHFLVEKYAPAQTLTIYSFSKIFGMAGLRIGSVVASKRLIDVIKNAVVNDLGVNIIAQYGAIAGLKSKDQWEDEIREISFTNQKLIKEMVDEIDGVFLPVYPSDANMMAVDVSGAGINPKVLSNYLFKRGIFAREGEYTSELFGDKYLRISFSIPTEQIKVFCEEFPKAIEALRQK from the coding sequence ATGAGCGATATAAAAAACCCTAAGAAAAAATTTAAAAAGACAGAAAGGGTACCGCCGGAAGGTTATGATTCTTCTAATGATTTCTTTGAAGACGTATTCATGGATAAAGATATGATTTGGATGGGTCAGAATACCAATCATCTGCACGGTGACATTATAGCTGATGCTATGGCCGACTGTGTTCATGAGAAGGAATATTGCAAGTACCCGCCTCCAGAAGGTTTTTCAGAACTCAGACAGTTGATTTTGGACGATTTGAAATTCGACAACTGTGAAGTGTTGTTGACTGCAGGAGCGACAGAATCATTATATTTATGTATGCAGGCATTAATTGAACCTGGAGACAATGTAATCTTATCCGATCCGGGTTATTTCATTATCGGTGACTTTGCAAACCGTTTCACAGATGACGTAAGGTATGTTCCAATCTATAATGATGAATGCGGATACAAGCTGACTCCTAAGCTCTTAAGGGAAAACATGGATGAAAATACCAAGATGGTAATATTGATTGACCCTTTAAACCCGTTAGGTTCATCATATACGGAAGAGGAACTGAAGGAATTTGCTCAAATAGCTATTGAAGAAGGCATGTACTTAATGCATGATGTAACCTATAAGGATTTTGCAAGGGAACACTTCCTTGTTGAAAAGTATGCTCCGGCCCAGACATTAACGATTTACAGCTTTTCCAAAATATTCGGAATGGCCGGATTGAGGATAGGAAGCGTTGTGGCATCAAAAAGGCTGATTGACGTCATTAAAAATGCGGTTGTAAACGACCTCGGTGTAAATATCATAGCCCAGTACGGAGCGATTGCAGGATTGAAATCCAAAGACCAGTGGGAAGACGAAATCCGTGAAATATCATTCACCAATCAGAAGCTTATTAAGGAAATGGTGGATGAGATTGACGGTGTGTTTTTACCGGTTTATCCGTCTGATGCAAACATGATGGCCGTAGACGTCTCAGGCGCAGGCATAAATCCTAAAGTATTGTCAAATTACTTATTCAAACGTGGAATTTTCGCAAGGGAAGGCGAATACACTTCCGAACTCTTCGGAGACAAATATCTGCGTATAAGCTTTTCAATTCCAACCGAGCAGATAAAGGTATTTTGTGAAGAATTCCCGAAAGCTATTGAAGCTTTAAGACAAAAATAA
- a CDS encoding 4Fe-4S binding protein — protein sequence MKVNDMRIRYHQPIPNFFKIENPINPLNSISDDVLNELNQLINEKDFFNASFSRLSEEFKNEWGIDWDNIIILKYKMSDDILTMEPSREKCVLEDKEFQEFGKKAFEIADYLRQKGFRADLIHPLDDAVSLRAIAMQSNDCIITRSNMCMFKEALNVGFFMIETSIENLPFKSENDMQWVEDFCSACGVCVDRCPENAFDEEGKFQRKLCTAHKEGCSKCVLLCPFYKRGYDKVKKRYERKQGVL from the coding sequence ATGAAGGTTAATGATATGCGTATCAGATATCATCAACCTATTCCTAATTTTTTTAAAATCGAAAACCCGATTAACCCGCTCAATTCGATTTCAGATGATGTTTTAAATGAGTTGAATCAGTTAATTAACGAAAAAGACTTCTTTAATGCAAGCTTTTCAAGATTGTCGGAGGAATTCAAAAACGAATGGGGCATTGATTGGGATAATATCATTATTTTGAAATATAAAATGTCTGATGACATATTAACGATGGAGCCTTCCCGTGAAAAATGCGTACTTGAAGATAAGGAATTTCAGGAATTCGGCAAAAAGGCCTTTGAGATTGCCGATTACCTGAGGCAAAAGGGTTTCAGGGCGGATCTGATTCATCCGTTGGATGATGCGGTCAGCTTGAGAGCCATTGCAATGCAGTCAAATGACTGTATCATTACAAGAAGCAATATGTGCATGTTTAAGGAAGCGCTGAACGTCGGATTTTTCATGATTGAAACGTCAATTGAAAATCTGCCATTCAAAAGCGAAAACGACATGCAGTGGGTGGAGGATTTCTGTTCGGCGTGTGGGGTCTGCGTTGACAGGTGTCCCGAAAACGCATTTGACGAGGAAGGAAAATTTCAAAGAAAGCTATGCACGGCCCATAAAGAAGGATGCAGCAAGTGCGTTCTATTATGTCCTTTTTACAAAAGGGGCTACGATAAGGTTAAAAAAAGATATGAAAGAAAACAAGGAGTGTTATGA
- a CDS encoding putative zinc-binding protein, whose translation MDEKIALVSCSGLSPLGLVVRAATVELALDNENIVAACITEYSAQPNNCSPILDDAKIVSITGCSDDCVSVILKEKDIEVIKNIDAETLVKAYDLNPNDSIRLDDDGEEAVKVLKRFILSELESL comes from the coding sequence ATGGATGAAAAAATTGCATTGGTGTCATGCAGTGGATTAAGTCCGCTGGGATTGGTTGTAAGGGCAGCTACAGTTGAACTAGCCTTGGATAATGAAAACATTGTTGCGGCATGCATTACTGAATATTCCGCACAGCCCAACAACTGTTCACCGATATTGGATGATGCAAAGATAGTGTCAATCACGGGATGCAGCGATGATTGCGTTTCAGTGATTCTCAAAGAGAAGGATATTGAGGTTATAAAAAATATTGATGCTGAAACGTTGGTTAAGGCATATGACTTGAATCCTAACGATTCAATAAGGCTTGATGACGACGGAGAAGAAGCCGTTAAAGTATTGAAAAGGTTCATATTGAGCGAATTGGAATCCCTTTAG
- a CDS encoding ATP-binding protein, with translation MLQNTIKRNNYLEKLEDYKDSDFVKVFTGIRRSGKTSLLHSWADELEKKGINKENIIFISFESPKYNSIDNNNDLDKIIYEKTKNIEGKIYLFFDEIQEVKEWEKSINGYRVTLDCDIYISGSNSKLLSGELATHLAGRYVNIRVYPFSFKELLQYKEEIENIELTKENITSLFNEYYINYGGMPSILSLKNDESKKTALTDIYDSILLNDIIARFNIKNIDLLKRYIKFMVNSIGQTYSSEKIKNYLKSNDIYTTLNTLLKYNDYLQQTFFISKCRRYDLKGKKMMKIKEKYYLMDHGFHHTIVEKNSLWLPRIIENIVYIELLRRGYEVTVGRLGEERNDDNNKEIEMDFVCEKSGKYIYIQVSYTIAQEKTMKREIKPFFKIPDRYDAYIITTDPHDLSYKGVKHLNIIDFLLGDEI, from the coding sequence ATGCTTCAAAATACAATTAAACGAAATAATTATTTAGAAAAATTAGAAGATTATAAAGACTCTGATTTTGTAAAAGTATTCACAGGGATAAGAAGATCTGGAAAAACAAGTTTACTCCACAGTTGGGCAGATGAACTTGAGAAAAAAGGAATAAATAAAGAGAATATAATATTTATTTCCTTTGAATCACCAAAATATAATTCGATTGACAATAATAATGACTTAGATAAAATTATATACGAAAAAACAAAAAATATTGAAGGAAAGATATATTTATTTTTTGATGAAATACAAGAAGTAAAAGAATGGGAAAAAAGTATAAATGGATATAGAGTCACCTTAGATTGTGATATATACATATCTGGTTCAAACTCTAAATTATTATCTGGAGAATTGGCTACACACCTTGCAGGAAGATATGTGAATATTAGAGTTTATCCATTTTCTTTCAAAGAATTATTACAATATAAAGAAGAAATAGAAAATATAGAATTAACCAAAGAAAATATAACCTCTTTATTTAATGAATATTATATTAATTATGGAGGAATGCCAAGCATATTGTCTTTAAAAAATGATGAAAGTAAAAAAACTGCATTAACTGATATTTATGATTCAATATTACTTAATGACATAATAGCTCGTTTTAATATAAAAAATATAGATTTATTAAAAAGGTATATTAAATTTATGGTTAATTCAATTGGTCAGACATATTCCTCTGAAAAAATTAAGAATTATCTAAAAAGTAATGACATATACACAACACTAAATACCTTATTAAAATATAATGACTATTTACAACAAACCTTTTTTATTTCAAAATGTAGGAGATATGATTTAAAAGGTAAAAAGATGATGAAAATAAAAGAAAAATATTACTTAATGGATCATGGTTTTCATCATACAATTGTTGAAAAAAATAGTTTATGGCTCCCTAGAATAATTGAAAATATAGTATATATTGAGCTTTTAAGAAGAGGATACGAAGTAACTGTTGGGAGACTAGGTGAAGAGAGAAATGATGACAACAATAAAGAAATAGAAATGGATTTCGTATGTGAAAAATCTGGCAAATATATCTATATACAAGTATCATACACAATAGCTCAAGAAAAAACAATGAAAAGAGAAATCAAACCCTTCTTTAAGATTCCGGACAGATATGATGCTTATATCATTACAACAGACCCCCACGATTTATCATACAAAGGAGTTAAACACTTGAATATTATTGATTTCCTATTGGGCGATGAAATCTAA
- a CDS encoding ribosome biogenesis/translation initiation ATPase RLI translates to MSRISILDKDRCQPKKCDYLCISYCPGVRMDEDTIVIDEDTKKPLISEQLCEGCGICTNRCPFDAISIINLPEAVGEPIHRFGQNQFELFGLPNLEEGTVLGLLGPNGIGKSTIMNILSGTLIPNFGDYENPPENWDRVIEHYKGSSLQTYFSKLASGEIKAILKPQMVDQLPKVVKGKVKDLLENVNERDKLDYVCKELMLENVLDRKMENLSGGELQRVAIAATVLRQGDFYYFDEPTSWLDVSQRLNAVKVIRSLAEEGKSVLVIEHDLATLDALSDNVHILYGEPGGYGVVSGRKGVRIGINAYINGFLTEENVRIRKNPIEFTIRPPTPEDEGDPLASYSDISKDYDGFKLSADAGDIFYDEIVTAFGSNGIGKTTFAKMLAGVEKPTSGEVDEEVTIAYKPQYLVSDFEGSVSDFLYMNAPTYGSKIFESEIMTPFALEDMLEKKVSKLSGGELQRLAIAATLSKDAEIYLFDEPTAFLDVEQRLVAARVIRKMVESRNAASLIVDHDIVFIDYISDRAMVFNGIPGLEGHASKPTDLRTSMNEFLGNLNITFRRDKETKRPRVNKLDSYLDREQKEKGEYYYLSD, encoded by the coding sequence ATGAGTCGTATTTCAATACTTGACAAGGACAGATGTCAACCGAAAAAATGTGATTATCTTTGTATCAGCTACTGTCCGGGCGTCAGAATGGATGAAGACACCATTGTTATTGACGAAGATACCAAAAAACCTTTAATTTCAGAACAGCTATGCGAAGGTTGCGGTATCTGTACAAACAGATGCCCGTTTGATGCAATAAGCATTATTAACTTACCTGAAGCCGTTGGAGAACCAATCCACAGATTCGGACAGAACCAGTTCGAACTTTTCGGTCTTCCGAATCTTGAAGAGGGAACTGTACTCGGTCTTTTGGGACCTAACGGTATCGGTAAATCCACAATAATGAATATACTGTCAGGAACGCTGATTCCAAACTTCGGAGACTATGAAAACCCTCCCGAAAACTGGGACAGGGTAATCGAGCATTACAAGGGTTCATCCCTTCAGACATATTTCTCAAAACTGGCAAGCGGAGAAATCAAGGCCATCCTGAAGCCACAGATGGTCGACCAGCTTCCGAAAGTCGTTAAGGGAAAAGTGAAAGACCTTCTTGAAAACGTTAATGAAAGGGACAAGCTCGACTACGTTTGTAAGGAACTGATGCTTGAAAACGTTCTGGACAGGAAAATGGAAAACCTGAGTGGTGGAGAACTTCAAAGGGTTGCAATAGCTGCCACAGTCTTAAGGCAAGGCGATTTCTATTACTTTGACGAACCGACATCATGGCTCGACGTTTCACAAAGGCTTAACGCCGTAAAGGTCATCAGGTCACTTGCAGAAGAAGGAAAAAGCGTTCTGGTAATCGAGCACGACCTTGCTACATTGGATGCATTATCCGATAATGTTCATATCTTATATGGTGAACCTGGAGGATACGGTGTCGTGTCCGGAAGAAAAGGAGTAAGAATTGGTATTAATGCGTATATTAATGGATTTTTAACAGAAGAAAACGTAAGGATACGTAAAAATCCTATCGAATTTACCATAAGGCCTCCGACCCCTGAAGATGAAGGAGACCCTCTTGCAAGCTATTCAGACATTTCAAAAGATTATGACGGATTTAAGCTGAGCGCAGATGCCGGAGACATATTCTACGATGAAATAGTAACCGCATTCGGATCAAACGGTATCGGAAAAACCACTTTCGCAAAGATGCTGGCAGGCGTTGAAAAGCCTACAAGCGGTGAAGTCGATGAGGAAGTCACTATTGCATACAAACCGCAATATCTGGTCAGCGACTTTGAAGGAAGCGTAAGTGACTTTTTATACATGAATGCACCTACCTACGGAAGCAAAATCTTTGAAAGTGAAATAATGACACCTTTTGCGCTTGAAGACATGCTTGAGAAAAAGGTTTCAAAATTAAGTGGTGGGGAACTTCAGAGACTGGCAATAGCCGCAACATTATCAAAGGATGCTGAAATCTATCTCTTTGACGAACCGACGGCATTTTTGGATGTTGAGCAAAGACTGGTTGCTGCCCGTGTTATCCGCAAGATGGTTGAAAGCAGAAATGCTGCATCACTTATTGTAGACCACGATATCGTGTTCATTGATTACATTTCAGACAGGGCAATGGTATTTAACGGAATTCCAGGTCTTGAAGGTCATGCGTCAAAGCCAACAGATTTGAGAACCTCAATGAACGAATTTTTAGGCAATCTCAACATTACTTTCAGACGTGATAAGGAAACCAAGCGTCCAAGAGTTAATAAGCTTGACAGTTACCTTGACCGTGAACAGAAAGAAAAAGGCGAATATTATTACTTATCAGATTAG
- the pth2 gene encoding aminoacyl-tRNA hydrolase, giving the protein MKQVMVVRTDLKMRKGKIAAQCCHGSIGAYKKSDKEKIRKWEKESAYAKVVCKVQTVEELLALKKLADEKGLANYLVVDAGRTQIPTSSVTVLAIGPDEDEIIDEVTGDLKLL; this is encoded by the coding sequence ATGAAACAGGTAATGGTAGTAAGAACAGATTTGAAAATGCGTAAAGGTAAGATTGCCGCCCAATGCTGCCACGGTTCCATTGGGGCATACAAGAAGTCAGACAAGGAAAAAATCAGAAAATGGGAAAAGGAGTCTGCATATGCCAAGGTTGTATGCAAGGTACAGACCGTAGAGGAATTATTAGCCTTAAAGAAGCTGGCCGATGAAAAGGGCCTGGCCAATTATCTGGTAGTTGACGCCGGAAGGACACAGATACCTACATCAAGCGTCACGGTTTTGGCAATCGGTCCTGATGAAGATGAAATTATCGATGAAGTGACAGGGGATTTAAAACTTTTATAG
- a CDS encoding amino acid kinase family protein, with product MKQVVKIGGSLFPDHAINLAKKLENTNSLIVLGGGEFANLIRKYDLKQNFSSEVTHYTAIDCMDIISKLVNDKVESSELVYSLEDAIDVSDKGLTPIFAVSEFLRDEDPFECSWDVTSDSIAAYISHSLNAKLLIVTNVNGIYTREPSEEGSEFISEIDAKKLLTFEESSIDLMLPSLLIEFGTNCYVVNGMYPERVLSLIDDNINDYNFDYTLITGD from the coding sequence ATAAAACAGGTTGTAAAAATTGGGGGAAGTCTCTTCCCGGATCATGCAATAAATCTGGCTAAAAAACTGGAAAACACCAATTCATTAATCGTTTTGGGCGGGGGAGAGTTTGCAAACCTGATTCGAAAATATGACTTGAAGCAGAACTTCTCTTCCGAGGTAACCCATTACACGGCCATCGATTGCATGGACATCATATCAAAGCTTGTAAACGACAAGGTTGAATCCTCCGAACTGGTTTATTCGCTTGAAGATGCGATTGATGTATCTGATAAGGGTTTGACTCCGATTTTTGCGGTTTCCGAATTTTTAAGGGATGAAGATCCATTCGAATGTTCATGGGACGTCACTTCTGATTCCATTGCGGCCTACATTTCACACTCTTTAAATGCAAAACTTTTAATAGTAACAAATGTAAATGGTATATATACCCGAGAACCAAGTGAGGAAGGTTCTGAGTTCATTAGTGAAATTGATGCAAAAAAACTACTGACTTTTGAAGAATCGTCAATTGACTTAATGCTGCCTTCTCTATTAATAGAATTCGGGACTAATTGTTATGTTGTAAATGGAATGTATCCTGAAAGGGTTTTATCTCTTATAGATGATAATATAAATGATTACAATTTCGATTACACACTAATAACAGGTGATTAA
- a CDS encoding zinc finger domain-containing protein: MKTVECISCKQEIPLTGPFVEFECPECGAIIARCEKCRTFGHAYKCECGFEGP; the protein is encoded by the coding sequence ATGAAAACTGTTGAATGTATTTCATGTAAACAAGAAATCCCGTTAACTGGTCCGTTCGTTGAATTCGAATGCCCAGAATGCGGAGCAATTATTGCAAGATGTGAAAAATGTCGTACCTTCGGTCACGCTTACAAATGCGAATGCGGATTTGAAGGTCCTTAG
- a CDS encoding elongation factor 1-beta has product MGEVLTTMKIMPESPEEDLEAIKATIESSMPEGAKIHDIAEEPIAFGLVAIILNFITEDGEGGSESVEEMVSAIDGVASIEITGVGRLM; this is encoded by the coding sequence ATGGGTGAAGTATTAACTACTATGAAAATCATGCCAGAAAGTCCGGAAGAAGATTTAGAAGCTATCAAAGCAACCATCGAAAGTTCAATGCCTGAAGGCGCTAAAATTCACGATATTGCTGAAGAACCTATTGCATTCGGTTTAGTAGCTATTATCTTAAACTTCATCACCGAAGACGGTGAAGGCGGATCTGAATCTGTTGAAGAAATGGTTTCAGCTATTGACGGTGTTGCCAGTATTGAAATTACTGGTGTAGGAAGATTAATGTAA
- a CDS encoding MarR family winged helix-turn-helix transcriptional regulator gives MVDYEDIIKFSPFILNHLISLKETHDYYLKQFLKSETEISYSQYYMFMLLYYQPDVNQSDIAKACFMNRSGVSRAFADFEKKGLIERQTNPKNKRENIITLTDKGLKMAKFLEEKEIEWDNMICEELNISRENLLKILSELSLKSLYFNREKF, from the coding sequence ATGGTGGATTATGAAGACATTATTAAATTTTCTCCTTTTATCTTGAATCATTTGATTTCACTTAAGGAAACTCACGATTACTATTTGAAGCAGTTTTTAAAAAGCGAAACTGAAATAAGCTATTCCCAATATTACATGTTTATGCTGCTCTATTACCAGCCTGACGTTAACCAGTCAGACATTGCCAAGGCATGTTTCATGAATAGAAGCGGCGTGTCAAGGGCTTTTGCAGATTTTGAAAAGAAAGGATTAATCGAAAGGCAAACCAATCCCAAAAATAAGCGCGAAAACATCATCACATTAACCGATAAGGGCCTTAAAATGGCAAAATTTCTGGAAGAAAAGGAAATAGAATGGGACAATATGATCTGCGAGGAATTAAATATTTCCCGTGAAAATCTATTGAAAATATTGTCCGAACTATCTTTGAAATCATTATACTTTAACAGGGAGAAATTCTAG
- a CDS encoding tripartite tricarboxylate transporter permease: MIGLVIACFIGIMIGTMTGMVPGIHVNTAGAILFASSTFLLGFLSPEFLCVVMVAMSIAHALIEFVPSMLLGVPQEGTATSVLPGHRMVLQGRAKEVIRIVCVGGFGAILVTILMLPIFNFALPILHDISKPYTWMILLFASIYLTYSLTSTTRDFLWSLLLFVVSGILGWTIFQTPISSGVTLMCTFSGLFGISTILFSLNESSILPHQNSFYDLDVDFNKFKSIFAGGITGAILGFLPGFGPAQGTVIAQAAAGASDTDDDDTVNFLLATSGLNISDCLFSLMAIYIIGNPRSGIAVYMSYLVSQMTLNHLVIYIFASLLAVSVSLVLALKLGDSFSSLMAKVNYKKLSIGVILLQIVILYIFVFYYQAPVGYMTLALITSTAMGMLPHYLGVGKSHLMGVLIIPAIVIYMQMFL, translated from the coding sequence ATGATAGGATTAGTAATTGCATGTTTTATAGGAATAATGATAGGTACGATGACGGGCATGGTGCCGGGCATTCACGTCAATACTGCCGGAGCAATACTGTTTGCTTCATCAACGTTTCTTTTAGGTTTTTTAAGCCCGGAATTCCTTTGCGTGGTAATGGTTGCAATGTCAATAGCCCATGCATTAATCGAATTCGTTCCGTCGATGCTTCTGGGAGTTCCGCAGGAAGGAACGGCCACGTCGGTTTTGCCGGGCCACAGGATGGTTCTGCAGGGCCGTGCCAAGGAAGTGATAAGGATAGTCTGCGTCGGAGGATTCGGAGCCATTCTGGTTACTATATTAATGCTTCCGATTTTCAATTTCGCCCTTCCAATACTCCATGACATATCAAAGCCCTACACATGGATGATACTGCTTTTCGCTTCAATTTACTTGACATACAGCCTGACGAGCACTACAAGGGACTTTCTATGGTCGCTTCTTTTATTTGTGGTTTCGGGAATCCTCGGATGGACGATTTTTCAAACGCCGATATCTTCGGGGGTCACGTTAATGTGCACCTTCTCGGGACTATTCGGAATAAGCACAATCCTTTTCAGCCTGAATGAAAGCTCGATACTGCCCCATCAGAATTCATTTTATGATCTGGACGTTGACTTCAACAAGTTCAAAAGCATATTCGCCGGAGGAATTACCGGAGCCATTCTAGGTTTTCTTCCGGGGTTCGGGCCTGCCCAGGGAACCGTCATAGCCCAGGCTGCCGCCGGTGCAAGCGACACGGACGATGACGATACGGTCAACTTTCTTCTTGCAACATCCGGGCTTAACATTTCGGACTGTCTCTTTTCATTAATGGCGATATATATCATAGGAAACCCGAGAAGCGGAATTGCGGTTTACATGTCATATCTTGTTTCGCAAATGACATTGAATCACCTTGTAATCTATATTTTCGCTTCATTGCTGGCGGTTTCGGTATCGCTGGTTCTGGCTTTAAAATTGGGGGATTCCTTTTCCTCATTAATGGCTAAGGTCAACTATAAAAAACTCTCAATCGGTGTCATACTGCTTCAAATCGTGATATTATACATTTTCGTATTCTATTATCAGGCGCCTGTGGGCTACATGACTCTTGCACTGATAACGTCAACTGCAATGGGAATGTTGCCTCATTATCTCGGCGTCGGCAAATCACATCTCATGGGTGTGCTTATAATTCCTGCCATCGTAATCTATATGCAGATGTTTCTTTAG